In Nostoc edaphicum CCNP1411, the sequence GTTACTCTATGCCTGAGATGTTAGGAGGTTTGAACCGTTGGGTAGAGTTAATTCATCCTGATGATAGAAACTTCTTTAACAAAGAGATTAACCGCATTTTATCCACAAAAGAGCGATTCCACCTTGAATTTCGCATCTGTCGCAAAGATGGGACTTACATCACAGTTGAGAATAACGGGTATATCTTTTTAGACTCTACAGGCAAAGTTGCTCGGATGGCAGGCTTTATAATTGATATTACCGAACAGCAAGCTGCGCTGCGCGATCGCAAAAATGCAGAACAGAAAATCCGTGAACAAGCTGCTTTGCTCGACATCACCACAGACGCGATTATCGTTCAAGATTTAGTTAACCAAATTCAATTTTGGAATAAAGGGGCTGAACATCTCTACGGTTGGATGTTAGAAGAAGCACTAGGCAAAAATGCCAATCAGCTTTTATATCGAAAGCAAAGTTTTTGCCAACTGAAAAATATCCAGAAAACTTTAGTTGAAAGTGGTTCATGGCAAGGTGAGTTACATCAAGTCACCAAAGAAGGCAAAGAAATGATCGTTACTAGCCGCTGGACACTGGTAAATGATGATGAGGGACGAGCCAAATCTATACTGATTGTCAACTCCGACATTACAGAAAAAAAGCAACTCGAAGCACAGTTTCTCCGGGCCCAGCGGATGGAAAGTCTTGGCACTCTGGCAAGCGGTATTGCCCACGATCTCAATAATGCGCTGACACCAATGATGATGACAGTACAACTTTTAGAAGGAAAACTTCCTGATGAAAAAAGTCAGCAATGGCTGACAATTATGGAAACAAACGTTAAACGTGCGGCAGATTTAGTTAAACAAGTGCTGTGGTTTTCACGCGGCTCTGTAGGTAACTTTAAAACCTTACATGTGCGGTATTTAATTTCTGAAATTGAAAATATTGTTAAGCAAACATTTTCCAGAGCTATTGAAATCCGCATTGATGTTCCCCGGCAAAACCTATGGAATATCTTTGGCGATGCTACTCAGTTACACCAAGTGCTGATGAACCTCTGTATTAATGCTCGTGATGCTATGCCGTATGGGGGTATTCTAAAGATTTCTGCAAAGAATTTCTGGGTTGATAGCAACTATGCCCGAATGAATATTGATGCTAAGGTAGGTTCTTACGTAATGATTAGCGTCTGTGATACAGGTACAGGAATTAACAGAGAAATAGTAGATAGAATTTTTGAGCCATTTTTCACAACCAAGGAACTGGGTAAAGGCACAGGGCTTGGTCTTTCAACAGTGCTTGGTATTATCAAAAGCCACAATGGTTTTGTGAATGTAGTTACTGAAGTGGGCAAGGGTACAGAGTTTCAAGTTTGCTTACCCGTGACGCAGACAATCGATGCAGATAAGAAATTAGCTGGAGTTCAGGAATTACCCGCAGGTCATGGAGAATTGATTCTCGTTGTTGATGATGAAGATTCAATTCGAGAGGTTACTCAAACCTGGTTAGAAAAAAATGCCTATAAAGTTTTGGTGGCTAGTGATGGCATTGATGCGATCGCACTTTATACAAAACATCAAGAAGAAATTAGTGTAGTGTTGGTTGATATGATGATGCCATCTATGGATGGGCCAACAACTATTAATGTGTTGAAAAAAATTAATCCCGACATCAAAATTATTGGTGTTAGTGGATTAGCCTCTAATCATGAAATGATTAAAATCCTCGGTAATAGCGTCAAAACACTTTTATCTAAGCCTTACACCTCAAG encodes:
- a CDS encoding response regulator, with product MNFNKNEKSVILIIDDTPINLEVLFDFLEYYGFKVLVAEDGKNALSTAEHALPDLILLDVLMPGIDGFETCRLLKKNPATQDIPVIFITAMNDKVDKVKGLNLGAVDYITKPLEHEEVLARVNTHLRLRNLTKKLTEQNRRLEMEIFERQQVEEKLRCHSDALDEWNNRYQAIIQASGQILYDWHLHTNDIKYGGNVERILGYSMPEMLGGLNRWVELIHPDDRNFFNKEINRILSTKERFHLEFRICRKDGTYITVENNGYIFLDSTGKVARMAGFIIDITEQQAALRDRKNAEQKIREQAALLDITTDAIIVQDLVNQIQFWNKGAEHLYGWMLEEALGKNANQLLYRKQSFCQLKNIQKTLVESGSWQGELHQVTKEGKEMIVTSRWTLVNDDEGRAKSILIVNSDITEKKQLEAQFLRAQRMESLGTLASGIAHDLNNALTPMMMTVQLLEGKLPDEKSQQWLTIMETNVKRAADLVKQVLWFSRGSVGNFKTLHVRYLISEIENIVKQTFSRAIEIRIDVPRQNLWNIFGDATQLHQVLMNLCINARDAMPYGGILKISAKNFWVDSNYARMNIDAKVGSYVMISVCDTGTGINREIVDRIFEPFFTTKELGKGTGLGLSTVLGIIKSHNGFVNVVTEVGKGTEFQVCLPVTQTIDADKKLAGVQELPAGHGELILVVDDEDSIREVTQTWLEKNAYKVLVASDGIDAIALYTKHQEEISVVLVDMMMPSMDGPTTINVLKKINPDIKIIGVSGLASNHEMIKILGNSVKTLLSKPYTSSDLLINLQMVINTK